A window of Kribbella sp. NBC_00382 genomic DNA:
GCACCAGCGCGTAGACGATCGCGGTGATCGCGGCGACCGGCAGCACCAGCACCGTCAGGTGGATCACCAGCACGTGCAGCGGCAGATCCCCGAAGCGCTCGAACATGAAGCCTCCAGCTAGTCGATGTGTTCAGACACTAGCTGCACGTTCAACAAGTCCGATTGGTTCAACCCACGCCGAGACGAAGTTGCGACCTCGGACACCGAATGGTGACCTGGGACAGGTTATTTCATGTCCGAGGTCGCCGGTTGGTGTTCAAGGTGCCCACTTCTGGCTGGTCAGACGGCAGGCTAGCCTTCCGGTCATGCCCTCGCACACCGACGACTTGCGGCTCGCCCACATCCTGGCCGACGACGCCGACTCGACCACGATGGATCGCTACAAGGCGCTCGACCTGCACATCGCCACCAAGCCGGACCTGACGCCGGTCAGCGACGCCGACCGCAAGGTCGAGGACGTGATGCGCAAAACGCTGGCCCGGGCCCGGCCGCGAGACGCGTTCGTCGGCGAGGAGGAGGGCACCACCGGCTGGGGCATCCGCCGCTGGGTGGTCGACCCGATCGACGGCACCAAGAACTACATCCGCGGCGTCCCCGTCTGGGCCACCCTGATCAGCCTGATGATCGAGGACCAGGTCGTCGTCGGCGTCGTCTCCGCGCCGGCACTCGGCCGGCGCTGGTGGGCGTCGTACGGCGATGGCGCGTGGACCGGCCGCGCGCTGATGTCCGCGCAGCCGTGCCGGGTCAGCGACGTCTCGACGGTCGAGGACGCGTCGCTGTCCTACTCCTCGCTCAAGGGCTGGGACAAGCTCGGCAAGAAGGACCAGTTCGCCGA
This region includes:
- the hisN gene encoding histidinol-phosphatase, with the translated sequence MPSHTDDLRLAHILADDADSTTMDRYKALDLHIATKPDLTPVSDADRKVEDVMRKTLARARPRDAFVGEEEGTTGWGIRRWVVDPIDGTKNYIRGVPVWATLISLMIEDQVVVGVVSAPALGRRWWASYGDGAWTGRALMSAQPCRVSDVSTVEDASLSYSSLKGWDKLGKKDQFADLMESTWRTRAYGDFWSYMLVAEGAVDIAAEPELNLYDMAALSIIVDEAGGKFTSVEGTPGPNGPNALATNGRLHDEILRRLA